Proteins found in one Crassostrea angulata isolate pt1a10 chromosome 3, ASM2561291v2, whole genome shotgun sequence genomic segment:
- the LOC128177196 gene encoding NFX1-type zinc finger-containing protein 1-like isoform X1 gives MADFFSKVILTQMSSESCSPEESLQYITSILPQLEKYIQNSLTRPPVCTSEDVLLMKVVHNALRCSSHRELSVRLLSTFKDSSTTDFLIRLLHTSERNSSETENNKVIEACVELLEHLHVCMPSFILQLQGLIFTLEKTVEKTPKLSRLTHRILSVKEAVKRSMEFTQRKKTTSTEYVDKRKPPDDFRNLPIFPRKEDIFPEQRPFLRKIIRNGKYEDLEHYLDVQFRLFREDCLTQLRSGIQEYIQERTAGNNNIRRLESSRIYHNVRILFRETSLDDILHVLQLDQNTYKNIDWNNTKRLLHGSLVCLSFDHFETFLFATIMRADTNVLSVRGLFKVKVNQTENELEDCILGRLYTMIESTALFEAYRHGLEKLKSIGAGKLAFEKFFVNCETEIRKTDYFEKGPVFDFSSITHRRLVKIRRYGERYERVKQYRDWPSSEELHMNPIQYEAFKAALTNEFCLIQGPPGTGKSYLGIQIVKTLLANTECWSRDRTSPILMICFTNHALDQFLESIVDSVDTAFKSRIVRVGGRSGNKVIEDITLKKRCDRVPKKNRLLELNFLQNMISKYKKMISQQNFTIVNNDYLRQYIHFPSQNFTNEEEKTLFRWLNVDKRSVLDSASNNNRKKRKTKINEYLEVENNLLPNNRYENWFYQLTSSVDESEHQDPRIQDSPVLNFGMNILQTWRALAVDNSVKEDKKFLEQVELVIDDILRNINLENTMTAFEAGFYETQNLWELPLPNRWKLYRFWQSQFYRKILSNIENFKISYNEILENYRQEIFNNEYRVLERAALIAMTTTGAAKYQNMLKILRPRIVIIDEAAEVLEAHIVASLPSSCEHLIMIGDHKQLEPKPAVFELAQKYHLSLSFFERMIRNGISHHCLLKQHRMRPEISSLVKEIYPGLHDAENVKEYENVSGIASNVFFLSHGFQEEYREEGRSYENYFEAEFTTRLCRYLIYQGYISSQITVLTPYSGQLRCLTGLKDNITKDIRFCIVDNYQGEENDIILLSMVRSNDIGKLGFLDKENRVCVALSRAKRGLFVIGNFEMMRKCAKKTKLWDITIKDLELKNCYGTELPLFCQNHPERKIKAKRAEDFDSCPDGGCKALCETRLPCGHACRRYCHPDDKIHKSYQCKVRCSNMCINKHICDKICHFPEPCNCTVLIKKKFHCGHENEIQCCMDPKDKECSTMVTKYFSTCYHSKELACPEPVDKINCEKVVEHELICGHTMSLPCHKRKFKIKCIEFVEKTWSCGHSAFIECAEFDRAKCKKQVVRKSECGHENTMECHLDISYFECKQVVEKQFKKCRHMKSVPCYLNMEYEICDEPVFLKRNCSHEIKLECFKIDGEIENICEAVCGRTCEKEHKCRRLCHFPEKCNCCQLVQKLIPNCGHVAVMECCKDPCRFDCTEMIEKEVIGCRHSVLLECSNTMENFICSEKTEKYRPSCGHLVSTECFKDPEAAFCDALVSRSLECGHVSEFKCSEKNIRCMEKVTDFLSCGHEAEINCYQKKFDNLVCIEKLEYILECGHFYPLSCSEFQKDEGLEEIKCTENIETTMPCGHIIPLSCGSDILTIICTARCGATLSCGHRCSGICDNCSQKGYHDRCTEFCRKEMLCGHECDGDLCESCKTCRRKCEVFCDHKRCEKDCFEVCDLCIMPCSWRCPHYDCSLLCHEICDRPRCVFPCPKKLQCKHECSGFCGEPCPPCCLLCDSKTLQVYAEVKNLRLVYLPDCKHFFESSFLDNIIKEMAPNESLMFLFCPKCKTNISWHPRYNKIIKLQRKRRNLAKAITVYVSEAKGWEYFPLFFPSFLNCQKLVEDCVSLLINDMGDPHKDSLIESCDKVLTQMNSIRTKLRPSFEQYSSVYDVIRKISEDWPMNSKENNSLKTNVSDHLENFTKHIGNEIIKRSPDTNQVTPNGSNTSPTIFLIADPHAEHWKICKQGHPYCSIFKFGECVICEGPKEKLRYSKNLREYLNHASSVDLIADCKIPRRKTEGAGGCKTDTFQTKEKNCECYNEKQIEVNSDNKAEKDVVRKTKDKLLPRWKKPKRPKWWEEKL, from the exons ATGGCTgactttttttctaaagtaattCTGACTCAAATGTCATCTGAATCGTGCTCCCCAGAAGAAAGTCTTCAATATATCACTTCCATTTTACCTCAGTTGGAAAAGTATATACAGAATAGCTTAACAAGACCACCTGTTTGTACCTCAGAAGATGTTTTACTAATGAAAGTTGTTCATAATGCTTTAAGATGTTCATCACATCGAGAACTTTCTGTACGGTTGCTCAGTACTTTCAAAGACAGTTCGACTACTGACTTTCTGATCAGACTGTTGCACACATCAGAACGCAATTCATCTGAAACTGAAAACAACAAAGTAATCGAAGCATGTGTTGAATTATTAGAGCATCTTCATGTATGCATGCCTagttttattttgcaattacaAGGATTGATTTTTACCTTGGAAAAGACAGTGGAGAAAACACCAAAACTTTCGAGACTTACTCATAGAATATTATCGGTAAAAGAGGCAGTAAAGAGATCGATGGAATTTACCCAAAGGAAAAAAACCACCTCCACAGAATATGTTGATAAACGAAAACCTCCTGACGATTTTCGAAACCTACCTATCTTTCCTAGAAAAGAAGATATTTTCCCAGAACAGAGGCCGTTTCTGAGGAAAATCATTAGGAATGGTAAATATGAAGACTTGGAACACTACCTGGACGTTCAGTTTCGACTTTTCAGGGAAGACTGTCTAACTCAACTTCGTAGTGGTATTCAGGAATATATACAGGAACGTACGGCAGGAAACAACAATATTCGTCGACTTGAAAGTTCCCGCATTTATCATAACGTTAGAATACTTTTTAGGGAGACCTCTTTGGACGATATATTGCACGTTTTGCAATTGGATCAGAACACTTACAAAAACATAGACTGGAACAATACTAAAAGACTGCTACACGGTTCTCTCGTTTGTTTATCTTTCGATCATTTTGAGACATTCCTGTTTGCAACTATTATGAGAGCAGATACCAATGTTTTGAGTGTAAGGGGTTTGTTTAAAGTCAAAGTAAACCAGACAGAAAATGAATTAGAAGACTGCATTTTGGGGCGCTTGTATACGATGATAGAAAGCACGGCGTTGTTTGAAGCATATAGACACGgtcttgaaaaattaaaatctattgGAGCAGGGAAATTGGCCTTTGAAAAATTTTTCGTCAACTGTGAAACAGAAATAAggaaaacagattattttgaGAAAGGTCCTGTGTTTGACTTTTCATCTATAACGCATAGAAGACTGGTGAAAATAAGAAGATATGGAGAAAGATATGAGAGAGTAAAACAATACCGAGACTGGCCATCTTCAGAGGAACTTCATATGAATCCCATTCAGTATGAAGCGTTTAAAGCTGCTTTAACAAATGAGTTTTGTCTGATACAGGGGCCACCGGGTACAGGAAAGTCTTATCTTGGCATCcaaattgttaagactttgctGGCAAACACAGAATGCTGGTCTAGAGACAGAACTTCTCCAATACTTATGATTTGTTTTACCAATCATGCTTTAGAccaatttttggaaagtatTGTCGATTCTGTTGATACAGCTTTCAAGAGTAGAATTGTAAGGGTCGGTGGAAGAAGCGGCAACAAAGTTATTGAAGACATTACCCTGAAAAAGAGATGTGATAGAGTGCCTAAGAAAAACAGACTTTTAGAATTGAATTTTCTTCAAAACATGATCtccaaatacaaaaaaatgattaGTCAGCAAAATTTCACTATtgtaaataatgattatttgaGACAATACATTCATTTTCCAAGTCAAAATTTCACAAATGAAGAGGAGAAAACATTATTTCGATGGTTGAATGTTGATAAAAGAAGCGTTTTGGATTCCGCTAGtaacaacaacagaaaaaagagaaagacaaaaataaatgaatatttggaGGTAGAAAACAACCTTCTTCCAAACAATAGATATGAAAACTGGTTTTATCAATTGACATCAAGCGTAGACGAAAGTGAACATCAAGATCCAAGAATTCAAGATTCGCCTGTTTTAAACTTTGGAATGAATATACTCCAGACATGGCGGGCTTTAGCCGTTGATAACAGTGTGAAGGAAGACAAGAAGTTTTTAGAGCAAGTTGAATTGGTAATTGATGATATACTTAGAAATATCAATTTGGAGAATACCATGACGGCATTTGAAGCTGGTTTTTATGAAACACAAAATTTATGGGAATTGCCATTGCCAAACAGGTGGAAGTTGTATAGATTCTGGCAGAGTCAGTTTTATcgaaaaatattatcaaacatTGAAAACTTCAAAATATCTTACAATGAAATTCTTGAGAATTACAGACAGGAAATCTTCAACAACGAGTACAGAGTTCTGGAGAGAGCTGCACTTATCGCAATGACCACAACAGGAGCtgcaaaatatcaaaacatgctTAAGATTCTCAGACCACGCATTGTCATTATTGATGAAGCTGCAGAAGTTCTCGAGGCCCATATAGTTGCTTCTCTTCCTTCGTCTTGTGAACATTTGATAATGATCGGGGATCACAAACAGCTTGAACCAAAACCAGCTGTATTTGAACTTGCACAAAAGTACCACTTGTCTTTGTCGTTTTTTGAAAGAATGATTAGAAACGGGATAAGTCATCACTGTTTATTAAAACAACACAGAATGAGGCCGGAAATTTCTTCTTTGGTGAAGGAAATTTATCCAGGTCTACACGACGCAGAAAATGTCAAAGAATATGAAAATGTGAGTGGTATTGCAAGTAACGTATTTTTCTTGAGTCATGGATTTCAAGAAGAATATAGAGAAGAAGGGCGAAGTTACGAAAATTACTTCGAAGCGGAATTTACAACTCGGCTTTGTAGATATTTAATATATCAAGGGTATATATCTTCTCAAATTACAGTATTGACACCTTATTCAGGACAATTGCGATGTTTGACTGGCTTAAAAGACAATATAACGAAAGATATTCGCTTTTGTATTGTCGACAATTACCAAGGTgaagaaaatgatattatattgctATCTATGGTCAGAAGCAATGATATTGGAAAACTGGGTTTTTTGGACAAAGAAAACCGAGTATGTGTTGCTTTGTCGAGAGCAAAACGGGGTTTATTTGTCATTGGGAATTTTGAAATGATGcgaaaatgtgcaaaaaaaacTAAGCTGTGGGATATTACAATTAAAGATTTGGAGTTGAAAAACTGCTATGGTACAGAATTACCCCTCTTTTGTCAAAATCATCcggaaagaaaaataaaagcaaaacgTGCTGAGGATTTTGATAGTTGTCCAGATGGAGGCTGTAAAGCACTGTGCGAAACACGATTGCCATGTGGTCACGCATGTAGACGATATTGTCACCCTGATGACAAAATTCATAAGTCATATCAATGCAAAGTGAGGTGTTCGAATATGTGCATAAATAAGCACATTTGCGACAAAATTTGCCATTTTCCAGAGCCATGTAATTGcactgttttaataaaaaagaaatttcattgCGGGCacgaaaatgaaatacaatgttGCATGGATCCTAAAGACAAAGAATGTAGTACAATGGTCACAAAATACTTCAGTACCTGTTATCACAGTAAAGAGCTGGCTTGCCCTGAACCAGTTGATAAGATTAATTGTGAAAAAGTCGTTGAACATGAATTGATTTGTGGTCACACAATGTCTCTTCCGTGTCATAAAcgtaaatttaaaatcaagtgCATCGAATTCGTGGAAAAAACATGGTCATGTGGTCATTCAGCATTTATAGAATGTGCCGAGTTTGATAGAGCTAAATGTAAAAAACAAGTCGTTCGCAAATCAGAATGTGGCCATGAAAATACAATGGAATGTCATCTTGATATCAGTTACTTTGAATGCAAGCAAGTAGTGgagaaacaatttaaaaaatgcagacACATGAAAAGTGTACCATGTTATCTGAACATGGAGTATGAAATTTGCGACGAACCAGTTTTTCTCAAACGAAACTGTAGTCACGAGATAAAATTAGAATGCTTCAAAATTGATGgtgaaatagaaaatatatgTGAAGCTGTGTGTGGTCGTACTTGTGAAAAGGAGCATAAATGCAGAAGACTTTGTCATTTCCCCGAGAAATGTAACTGTTGCCAGCTGGTGCAAAAACTGATACCAAACTGTGGTCATGTTGCTGTCATGGAATGTTGTAAAGACCCATGTAGATTTGATTGCACTGAAATGATAGAAAAGGAAGTTATTGGATGTAGACACAGTGTTCTGCTAGAGTGTTCAAATACAATGGAAAACTTCATCTGTTCAGAGAAAACTGAGAAATATCGCCCTTCCTGTGGCCATTTAGTATCTACAGAATGCTTCAAAGACCCAGAAGCTGCGTTTTGTGATGCGTTAGTTTCAAGGTCTTTAGAGTGTGGCCATGTCAGTGAGTTTAAATGCAGCGAAAAAAACATAAGGTGTATGGAAAAAGTGACTGACTTTCTTTCATGTGGACATGAAGCTGAAATTAATTGctatcaaaaaaaatttgataatctGGTTTGTATAGAGAAActtgaatatattttagaatgtggACATTTTTATCCACTCTCCTGCTCTGAATTTCAAAAAGATGAAGGACTGGAAGAAATCAAATGTACTGAAAACATTGAAACTACAATGCCTTGTGGACATATTATTCCTTTAAGTTGTGGTTCTGATATATTGACAATAATTTGCACTGCACGCTGTGGTGCCACACTTTCCTGTGGACATAGATGTAGTGGAATATGTGACAATTGTTCCCAAAAAGGTTATCACGACAGGTGTACTGAATTTTGCAGGAAAGAAATGCTTTGTGGTCATGAATGTGATGGTGACCTTTGCGAAAGCTGTAAAACTTGCAGAAGGAAATGCGAAGTATTTTGTGACCATAAACGCTGTGAAAAAGACTGCTTTGAAGTTTGTGATCTTTGTATAATGCCATGTAGCTGGAGATGTCCTCACTATGATTGCTCATTGCTTTGTCACGAAATATGTGATCGTCCAAGATGTGTTTTCCCATGTCCAAAGAAGTTGCAGTGTAAACATGAATGCTCAGGTTTCTGTGGAGAGCCATGTCCACCATGTTGCCTTCTATGTGATTCAAAAACCTTACAAGTATATGCAGAAGTGAAAAATTTACGATTAGTTTATCTTCCAGACTGCAAACACTTCTTTGAGTCCAGCTTTCTCGACAATATCATAAAAGAAATGGCTCCAAATGAATCATTGATGTTTCTGTTTTGTCCAAAATGCAAAACCAATATCTCCTGGCATCCAAGGTACAACAAAATCATAAAGCTGCAAAGGAAAAGAAGAAATCTTGCAAAAGCTATCACGGTATATGTATCAGAAGCAAAAGGTTGGGAATACTTCCCCTTATTTTTTCCATCCTTTTTGAATTGTCAAAAACTCGTAGAAGACTGTGTAAGccttttaataaatgacatgGGTGATCCTCACAAAGACAGTTTGATTGAATCTTGTGATAAAGTCCTAACGCAGATGAACAGTATTCGTACTAAGCTGAGACCCTCATTTGAGCAGTACAGTTCCGTGTACGATGTCATCCGTAAAATTTCGGAAGATTGGCCAATGAACTCTAAAGAAAACAActcattaaaaacaaatgtaagtGACCATTTAGAAAACTTTACGAAACATATTGGGAATGAGATTATCAAACGTAGTCCCGACACCAACCAAGTAACGCCGAACGGATCAAATACATCTCCTACAATATTCCTTATAGCCGATCCACATGCTGAACATTGGAAAATTTGCAAACAag GACATCCATACTGCAGCATTTTCAAATTTGGTGAATGTGTGATCTGCGAGGGACCAAAAGAAAAATTACGTTATTCAAAGAATCTAAGGGAGTACTTGAATCACGCATCGTCAGTTGATCTTATTGCAGACTGTAAAATTCCACGAAGAAAAACAGAAG GAGCAGGAGGCTGTAAAACCGACACATTTCAAACCAAGGAAAAGAACTGTGAATGCTATAATGAGAAACAAATTGAAGTAAATTCAGACAATAAGGCAGAAAAGGACGTGGTGAGAAAGACTAAAGATAAGCTCTTACCGAGATGGAAGAAACCCAAGCGACCTAAATGGTGGGAAGAAAAACTGTGA
- the LOC128178236 gene encoding uncharacterized protein LOC128178236 has product MLSYSVQCFLRRNFSRCIKFVKQQKPVHRIKRNFSSDQRSHYDILGVDSDASLKDIKKAYISMCKKLHPDSNQGDPNAQTNFVRLNEAYTFLSDPKKRAEYDGSVGVRHKRGGRSDRSIRRDMFEEEERKNDLSHHDLIWDWNQKRDKKKGMTEEEILEQRLSDLQNRYNQWYKQYMVELAAQRKAREEHWRDPPPSEQETTFRETAAEYKEAFHREGAKNLNEEEFSWPVVFGLLLHTSAQLGIFLVCMYGMYKMGEHTGYIEVKKKSDEK; this is encoded by the exons ATGCTTTCTTACTCTGTTCAATGCTTTCTCCGAAGAAATTTTTCGAGATGCATTAAATTTGTTAAACAACAGAAGCCAGTACATAGAATTAAAAG GAATTTTTCAAGTGACCAAAGATCACATTATGACATCTTAGGAGTTGATAGTGATGCTTCGTTGAAAGATATAAAGAAAGCATATATTTCTATGTGTAAGAAG CTCCATCCAGACTCTAACCAAGGTGACCCAAATGCCCAGACTAACTTTGTGAGATTAAATGAAGCGTACACTTTCCTTAGTGATCCCAAAAAGCGGGCAGAGTATGATGGGTCAGTGGGAGTTCGGCACAAACGTGGAGGTAGAAGTGATAGAAGTATTCGCCGGGACATGTTTGAAGAGGAGGAAAGAAAGAATGATTTAAGTCACCATGACCTAAT aTGGGATTGGAACCAGAAACGCGACAAAAAGAAAGGCATGACTGAGGAGGAGATACTGGAACAGCGTCTAAGTGATTTACAGAACCGGTACAACCAGTGGTACAAACAGTACATGGTGGAGCTGGCAGCCCAGAGGAAGGCCAGGGAAGAACACTGGAGGGACCCACCTCCCTCCGAGCAAGAGACCACATTCAGAGAGACAGCGGCAGAATACAAAGAGGCCTTCCACAGGGAAGGGGCCAAGAACCTGAATGAGGAAGAGTTCTCTTGGCCTGTTGTGTTTGGACTGTTACTTCACACCTCCGCCCAGCTTGGAATATTCTTAGTCTGTATGTATGGGATGTACAAGATGGGAGAACA TACTGGCTATATAGAAGTAAAGAAGAAATCTGATGAGAAAT AA
- the LOC128177196 gene encoding NFX1-type zinc finger-containing protein 1-like isoform X2 encodes MADFFSKVILTQMSSESCSPEESLQYITSILPQLEKYIQNSLTRPPVCTSEDVLLMKVVHNALRCSSHRELSVRLLSTFKDSSTTDFLIRLLHTSERNSSETENNKVIEACVELLEHLHVCMPSFILQLQGLIFTLEKTVEKTPKLSRLTHRILSVKEAVKRSMEFTQRKKTTSTEYVDKRKPPDDFRNLPIFPRKEDIFPEQRPFLRKIIRNGKYEDLEHYLDVQFRLFREDCLTQLRSGIQEYIQERTAGNNNIRRLESSRIYHNVRILFRETSLDDILHVLQLDQNTYKNIDWNNTKRLLHGSLVCLSFDHFETFLFATIMRADTNVLSVRGLFKVKVNQTENELEDCILGRLYTMIESTALFEAYRHGLEKLKSIGAGKLAFEKFFVNCETEIRKTDYFEKGPVFDFSSITHRRLVKIRRYGERYERVKQYRDWPSSEELHMNPIQYEAFKAALTNEFCLIQGPPGTGKSYLGIQIVKTLLANTECWSRDRTSPILMICFTNHALDQFLESIVDSVDTAFKSRIVRVGGRSGNKVIEDITLKKRCDRVPKKNRLLELNFLQNMISKYKKMISQQNFTIVNNDYLRQYIHFPSQNFTNEEEKTLFRWLNVDKRSVLDSASNNNRKKRKTKINEYLEVENNLLPNNRYENWFYQLTSSVDESEHQDPRIQDSPVLNFGMNILQTWRALAVDNSVKEDKKFLEQVELVIDDILRNINLENTMTAFEAGFYETQNLWELPLPNRWKLYRFWQSQFYRKILSNIENFKISYNEILENYRQEIFNNEYRVLERAALIAMTTTGAAKYQNMLKILRPRIVIIDEAAEVLEAHIVASLPSSCEHLIMIGDHKQLEPKPAVFELAQKYHLSLSFFERMIRNGISHHCLLKQHRMRPEISSLVKEIYPGLHDAENVKEYENVSGIASNMEAVKHCAKHDCHVVTHVDDIVTLMTKFISHINAK; translated from the exons ATGGCTgactttttttctaaagtaattCTGACTCAAATGTCATCTGAATCGTGCTCCCCAGAAGAAAGTCTTCAATATATCACTTCCATTTTACCTCAGTTGGAAAAGTATATACAGAATAGCTTAACAAGACCACCTGTTTGTACCTCAGAAGATGTTTTACTAATGAAAGTTGTTCATAATGCTTTAAGATGTTCATCACATCGAGAACTTTCTGTACGGTTGCTCAGTACTTTCAAAGACAGTTCGACTACTGACTTTCTGATCAGACTGTTGCACACATCAGAACGCAATTCATCTGAAACTGAAAACAACAAAGTAATCGAAGCATGTGTTGAATTATTAGAGCATCTTCATGTATGCATGCCTagttttattttgcaattacaAGGATTGATTTTTACCTTGGAAAAGACAGTGGAGAAAACACCAAAACTTTCGAGACTTACTCATAGAATATTATCGGTAAAAGAGGCAGTAAAGAGATCGATGGAATTTACCCAAAGGAAAAAAACCACCTCCACAGAATATGTTGATAAACGAAAACCTCCTGACGATTTTCGAAACCTACCTATCTTTCCTAGAAAAGAAGATATTTTCCCAGAACAGAGGCCGTTTCTGAGGAAAATCATTAGGAATGGTAAATATGAAGACTTGGAACACTACCTGGACGTTCAGTTTCGACTTTTCAGGGAAGACTGTCTAACTCAACTTCGTAGTGGTATTCAGGAATATATACAGGAACGTACGGCAGGAAACAACAATATTCGTCGACTTGAAAGTTCCCGCATTTATCATAACGTTAGAATACTTTTTAGGGAGACCTCTTTGGACGATATATTGCACGTTTTGCAATTGGATCAGAACACTTACAAAAACATAGACTGGAACAATACTAAAAGACTGCTACACGGTTCTCTCGTTTGTTTATCTTTCGATCATTTTGAGACATTCCTGTTTGCAACTATTATGAGAGCAGATACCAATGTTTTGAGTGTAAGGGGTTTGTTTAAAGTCAAAGTAAACCAGACAGAAAATGAATTAGAAGACTGCATTTTGGGGCGCTTGTATACGATGATAGAAAGCACGGCGTTGTTTGAAGCATATAGACACGgtcttgaaaaattaaaatctattgGAGCAGGGAAATTGGCCTTTGAAAAATTTTTCGTCAACTGTGAAACAGAAATAAggaaaacagattattttgaGAAAGGTCCTGTGTTTGACTTTTCATCTATAACGCATAGAAGACTGGTGAAAATAAGAAGATATGGAGAAAGATATGAGAGAGTAAAACAATACCGAGACTGGCCATCTTCAGAGGAACTTCATATGAATCCCATTCAGTATGAAGCGTTTAAAGCTGCTTTAACAAATGAGTTTTGTCTGATACAGGGGCCACCGGGTACAGGAAAGTCTTATCTTGGCATCcaaattgttaagactttgctGGCAAACACAGAATGCTGGTCTAGAGACAGAACTTCTCCAATACTTATGATTTGTTTTACCAATCATGCTTTAGAccaatttttggaaagtatTGTCGATTCTGTTGATACAGCTTTCAAGAGTAGAATTGTAAGGGTCGGTGGAAGAAGCGGCAACAAAGTTATTGAAGACATTACCCTGAAAAAGAGATGTGATAGAGTGCCTAAGAAAAACAGACTTTTAGAATTGAATTTTCTTCAAAACATGATCtccaaatacaaaaaaatgattaGTCAGCAAAATTTCACTATtgtaaataatgattatttgaGACAATACATTCATTTTCCAAGTCAAAATTTCACAAATGAAGAGGAGAAAACATTATTTCGATGGTTGAATGTTGATAAAAGAAGCGTTTTGGATTCCGCTAGtaacaacaacagaaaaaagagaaagacaaaaataaatgaatatttggaGGTAGAAAACAACCTTCTTCCAAACAATAGATATGAAAACTGGTTTTATCAATTGACATCAAGCGTAGACGAAAGTGAACATCAAGATCCAAGAATTCAAGATTCGCCTGTTTTAAACTTTGGAATGAATATACTCCAGACATGGCGGGCTTTAGCCGTTGATAACAGTGTGAAGGAAGACAAGAAGTTTTTAGAGCAAGTTGAATTGGTAATTGATGATATACTTAGAAATATCAATTTGGAGAATACCATGACGGCATTTGAAGCTGGTTTTTATGAAACACAAAATTTATGGGAATTGCCATTGCCAAACAGGTGGAAGTTGTATAGATTCTGGCAGAGTCAGTTTTATcgaaaaatattatcaaacatTGAAAACTTCAAAATATCTTACAATGAAATTCTTGAGAATTACAGACAGGAAATCTTCAACAACGAGTACAGAGTTCTGGAGAGAGCTGCACTTATCGCAATGACCACAACAGGAGCtgcaaaatatcaaaacatgctTAAGATTCTCAGACCACGCATTGTCATTATTGATGAAGCTGCAGAAGTTCTCGAGGCCCATATAGTTGCTTCTCTTCCTTCGTCTTGTGAACATTTGATAATGATCGGGGATCACAAACAGCTTGAACCAAAACCAGCTGTATTTGAACTTGCACAAAAGTACCACTTGTCTTTGTCGTTTTTTGAAAGAATGATTAGAAACGGGATAAGTCATCACTGTTTATTAAAACAACACAGAATGAGGCCGGAAATTTCTTCTTTGGTGAAGGAAATTTATCCAGGTCTACACGACGCAGAAAATGTCAAAGAATATGAAAATGTGAGTGGTATTGCAAGTAAC ATGGAGGCTGTAAAGCACTGTGCGAAACACGATTGCCATGTGGTCACGCATGTAGACGATATTGTCACCCTGATGACAAAATTCATAAGTCATATCAATGCAAAGTGA